From Rhizobium sp. NZLR1, a single genomic window includes:
- the motC gene encoding chemotaxis protein MotC, with translation MARRQYRYVGFVALGLALLSSAAGRAQDPDDLEPYKMMRSLQFVQDSVVSGDHSAGEMQRFMLGTIDERLRSVDTSVFDDDRNVDAALIYAMSGGNPQTLEYLIVHDVNGYFDNRVTDVLRKYLSGKGLLVAKTLEETAREYRDKKIGPYLALIGGNVLIATKPADALDLYDQARLAAPGTIVEEAALRRSVAICVDKGMLDRGMAYSQRYIRRFLHSPYASQFADLFVTLVVGHDHDVKPQDVIDILSFMDAPRQREVYLRIARAAAIAGKPELAHMAVERVQSLGGGTDNAFGPLANFYGGMAGLPTEDIDRAAKNVSDIAGNTLSPRDQALQEAARSIAEQILRAPDPASLTQASNPNTSNQEITSEKAAAIETQPGAPGALPEPVPGGVASTGQSQGTDPSFNAFVTTNRSKLDEIDGLLAQEGNEQ, from the coding sequence ATGGCGCGTCGGCAGTATCGCTATGTCGGATTTGTGGCCCTCGGCCTGGCGTTGCTTTCGTCGGCCGCAGGCAGGGCGCAGGATCCGGACGATCTCGAGCCGTACAAGATGATGCGGTCGCTGCAGTTCGTGCAGGATTCCGTGGTCTCCGGCGATCATTCGGCCGGTGAGATGCAGCGCTTCATGCTGGGCACGATCGACGAGCGGCTGCGCAGCGTCGATACGTCGGTCTTCGATGACGACCGCAATGTCGACGCAGCGCTGATCTACGCGATGAGCGGCGGCAATCCGCAGACGCTGGAATATCTGATCGTCCACGACGTCAACGGCTATTTCGACAACCGTGTTACCGATGTGCTCAGAAAATATCTGAGCGGCAAGGGGCTGCTCGTCGCCAAGACGCTGGAGGAGACCGCCAGGGAATACCGCGACAAGAAGATCGGCCCTTACCTTGCATTGATCGGCGGCAACGTGCTGATCGCGACGAAGCCGGCAGACGCACTCGATCTCTACGACCAGGCGCGCCTTGCGGCGCCGGGCACGATCGTCGAGGAAGCGGCGCTGCGCCGCTCGGTCGCCATCTGCGTCGACAAGGGGATGCTCGACCGGGGAATGGCCTATTCGCAGCGTTATATCAGGCGCTTCCTGCATTCGCCCTATGCCAGCCAGTTCGCCGATCTTTTCGTCACGCTCGTCGTCGGCCACGATCACGACGTGAAGCCGCAGGATGTCATCGACATCCTGTCCTTCATGGACGCGCCGCGCCAACGCGAGGTCTATCTGCGCATCGCCCGCGCTGCCGCGATCGCGGGTAAGCCGGAGCTGGCCCACATGGCGGTCGAGCGTGTGCAGTCGCTTGGCGGCGGCACCGACAATGCCTTCGGTCCGCTGGCGAATTTCTATGGCGGCATGGCCGGCCTTCCCACCGAGGATATCGACCGGGCGGCGAAGAATGTCAGCGACATCGCTGGCAACACGCTTTCACCGCGCGATCAGGCGCTGCAGGAGGCGGCGCGATCGATTGCCGAGCAGATCCTGCGCGCTCCCGATCCGGCAAGCCTGACACAAGCCTCGAACCCTAACACTTCTAATCAAGAAATCACTTCTGAAAAGGCTGCGGCTATAGAGACGCAACCGGGAGCGCCAGGCGCGCTTCCCGAGCCTGTTCCGGGAGGTGTGGCATCGACTGGCCAGAGCCAGGGTACCGACCCCTCATTCAACGCATTTGTGACGACCAATCGGTCCAAGCTCGACGAGATCGACGGTCTTCTGGCGCAGGAAGGCAACGAACAATGA
- a CDS encoding flagellar hook-length control protein FliK translates to MMDMSVSGGAAGAESAAITKSARPAGKDDTAGQKNGFSDALAKASGGTANDDADDAQPDQGAVADGSAEKVARTIRGRNGAKPLIDLGDAALKAQAEVQPETIANAEKVAAKPGKAAVKMPADLAFGKLDPKDRSADEVVQAAKGGKHARADALETDTDNDGDVDDGGISDVLGLLKQEPTDGAVALSAAAGAHHTSAKADEVKPDGKKLDGIDAKAGGHASDALAVVSGNVDSGKADDVKVPGSENAESADGRTFRISRADGRGVSMDVHLGTDQAGPKDGSKKADVENVSVLESRRYIGLMQNSNSASVTAALSGDSEWARAMEPSSALSNAAEWTSTGKVVNTLKIQMNPLDLGLVTATMRLSGDALNIDLKVETGAAYRQMKEDHGKILEALRSQGYAVDNVTISMAPVERSDAGNQAGSQSQASQQQSLPQQGQGGEARERHNQTAQRTDGGFNGAGETGIEDVSAGRSSGIGGVYL, encoded by the coding sequence ATGATGGATATGAGCGTCTCCGGCGGAGCCGCCGGTGCGGAGTCCGCCGCGATTACGAAATCTGCGCGACCGGCCGGTAAAGACGATACGGCCGGCCAAAAGAATGGCTTCTCCGACGCACTTGCCAAGGCAAGTGGTGGTACCGCCAATGACGACGCCGACGATGCGCAGCCGGATCAGGGTGCGGTTGCTGATGGCAGCGCCGAGAAAGTGGCGCGGACGATCCGCGGCCGCAACGGCGCAAAACCGTTGATCGATCTCGGCGACGCCGCGCTGAAGGCACAGGCTGAGGTGCAGCCGGAAACGATCGCCAATGCCGAAAAGGTCGCGGCAAAGCCTGGAAAGGCCGCGGTCAAAATGCCGGCGGATCTCGCCTTCGGCAAGCTCGACCCAAAGGACCGCTCGGCAGACGAGGTCGTTCAGGCGGCTAAAGGCGGCAAACACGCCAGGGCCGACGCATTGGAAACCGACACCGACAACGACGGCGACGTTGATGACGGCGGCATTTCCGATGTCCTCGGCCTGCTGAAGCAGGAACCGACCGACGGCGCGGTCGCTTTATCGGCGGCAGCAGGCGCGCATCACACTTCCGCCAAAGCCGATGAAGTCAAACCTGACGGCAAGAAACTCGATGGTATCGACGCCAAGGCAGGCGGCCATGCGTCGGACGCCCTGGCGGTCGTCAGCGGCAACGTCGACAGCGGCAAGGCGGATGACGTCAAGGTTCCCGGATCGGAGAATGCCGAATCCGCCGACGGCAGGACGTTCAGGATCAGCCGCGCCGATGGCCGTGGTGTCTCTATGGATGTTCACCTCGGCACCGATCAGGCCGGGCCGAAGGACGGCTCGAAGAAGGCCGATGTCGAAAATGTTTCGGTCCTTGAATCGCGCCGCTATATCGGCCTGATGCAGAATTCGAATTCCGCCTCCGTCACTGCCGCTCTCTCCGGCGATTCCGAATGGGCGCGCGCCATGGAGCCGAGCTCGGCACTCTCCAACGCGGCGGAATGGACGAGCACCGGCAAGGTGGTCAATACGCTGAAGATCCAGATGAACCCGCTCGATCTCGGCTTGGTGACGGCGACTATGCGCCTGTCCGGCGACGCCCTGAACATCGACCTCAAGGTCGAAACCGGCGCGGCGTACCGTCAGATGAAGGAAGATCACGGCAAGATTCTCGAAGCTCTGCGCAGCCAGGGCTACGCCGTCGACAACGTCACCATCAGCATGGCGCCGGTCGAGCGTAGCGACGCCGGCAACCAGGCCGGCAGCCAAAGCCAGGCCTCTCAGCAGCAGTCGCTCCCCCAGCAGGGGCAGGGCGGCGAGGCGCGCGAGCGCCACAATCAGACGGCACAGCGGACGGATGGGGGCTTCAATGGCGCAGGCGAGACCGGTATTGAAGACGTTTCTGCTGGCCGCAGCAGCGGCATTGGCGGCGTTTACCTCTGA
- a CDS encoding lytic transglycosylase domain-containing protein: protein MKTFLLAAAAALAAFTSEAIASTGACEREIQSAAAKYGIPEGILYSVGLTETGRKGSLYPYAMNVEGRAVFPPSEQDAMRQFDVARSSGAKLIDIGCMQINHYYHGENFGSAEDMFDPHRNVEYAAKFLRNLHDRHETWTMAVARYHAGPNNDPAQKQYVCRVIANLVATGYGKWTPNASNFCRN from the coding sequence TTGAAGACGTTTCTGCTGGCCGCAGCAGCGGCATTGGCGGCGTTTACCTCTGAGGCGATCGCTTCCACCGGCGCCTGCGAGCGTGAGATCCAGTCGGCAGCTGCCAAATACGGCATCCCGGAAGGCATCCTCTATTCGGTCGGCCTGACGGAGACTGGCCGCAAGGGCTCGCTTTATCCCTACGCCATGAACGTCGAAGGCAGGGCGGTCTTTCCGCCCTCGGAGCAGGACGCGATGAGACAGTTCGATGTCGCCCGCAGCAGCGGCGCCAAGCTTATCGACATCGGCTGCATGCAGATCAACCACTACTATCATGGCGAAAACTTCGGCTCGGCCGAAGATATGTTCGACCCGCATCGCAATGTGGAGTATGCGGCAAAATTCCTCCGCAACCTGCATGACCGTCACGAGACATGGACGATGGCGGTAGCCAGATACCATGCGGGTCCTAACAATGACCCCGCGCAGAAGCAATATGTCTGCCGCGTCATCGCCAATCTGGTCGCCACGGGCTACGGCAAGTGGACTCCCAATGCGAGTAACTTTTGTCGAAATTGA
- a CDS encoding winged helix-turn-helix domain-containing protein: protein MIVVVDERELVKDGYTSLFGREGIPSTGFDPTEFGEWVQTAADSDIAAVEAFLIGQGQRNYELPRAIRDRSMAPVIAVSDQHSLENTLALFDCGVDDVVRKPVHPREILARAAAIRRRLKAISNYTEIGGIRVFSDGRDPEINGEVFALPRRERRILEYLIANRGRRVTKTQIFNAIYGIFDEEVEENVVESHISKLRKKLRKKLGVDPVDSKRFLGYCIDWA, encoded by the coding sequence ATGATCGTCGTGGTTGATGAGCGTGAGCTCGTAAAAGATGGATACACATCTCTGTTTGGCCGTGAGGGCATTCCCTCCACCGGCTTTGATCCGACGGAATTTGGCGAGTGGGTACAGACCGCTGCCGATTCCGATATAGCGGCAGTCGAGGCCTTCCTGATCGGTCAGGGTCAGCGTAACTACGAATTGCCCCGGGCGATCCGGGACCGGTCAATGGCGCCGGTGATTGCAGTCAGCGACCAGCACTCGTTGGAAAACACCCTTGCACTGTTCGATTGCGGCGTCGACGACGTAGTGCGCAAACCGGTGCATCCCCGCGAAATTCTCGCAAGGGCGGCCGCGATCCGGCGCCGGCTGAAGGCGATCTCCAACTACACCGAGATCGGCGGGATCCGTGTTTTCTCGGATGGCCGCGACCCCGAGATCAACGGCGAAGTCTTCGCGCTTCCCCGGCGCGAGCGCCGCATCCTCGAATATTTGATCGCCAATCGCGGTCGCAGGGTCACCAAGACCCAGATCTTCAACGCCATCTACGGAATCTTCGATGAAGAGGTCGAGGAGAACGTCGTCGAAAGCCACATCTCGAAGCTGCGCAAGAAGCTGCGCAAGAAGCTCGGCGTCGATCCGGTCGATTCCAAGCGCTTCCTTGGCTACTGCATCGATTGGGCCTGA